One Dioscorea cayenensis subsp. rotundata cultivar TDr96_F1 chromosome 17, TDr96_F1_v2_PseudoChromosome.rev07_lg8_w22 25.fasta, whole genome shotgun sequence DNA window includes the following coding sequences:
- the LOC120281206 gene encoding early nodulin-like protein 2: protein MEAKIKLMVVVVVVVLIGFMSCSCASIFDVGGVDGWVQNPSETYTHWAMRNRFQISDTLVFKYKRGEDSVLVVNEKDCDTCNINNPIEKMDNGYSTFNLSRSGPFFFISGVAGKCQKGQKLVIVVLAPRIKMTGSPASAPSPLPSPVSSPFSPSPLSPDSTTSSSSVLSFSGTSKVVVMVVVVAFMLVVF, encoded by the exons ATGGAGGCAAAGATTAAActcatggttgttgttgttgttgttgttttgattgGGTTCATGTCTTGTTCTTGTGCAAGTATATTTGATGTAGGTGGAGTTGATGGCTGGGTTCAGAATCCATCTGAAACCTACACTCACTGGGCAATGAGAAACAGGTTTCAAATCAGTGATACTCTTG TATTCAAGTACAAAAGAGGGGAGGACTCAGTTCTAGTGGTAAATGAAAAGGATTGTGATACATGCAACATAAACAACCCAATTGAGAAAATGGACAATGGTTACTCAACATTTAACCTCTCAAGATCAGGGCCCTTCTTTTTCATCAGTGGAGTAGCAGGGAAATGCCAAAAGGGCCAAAAGCTTGTCATTGTTGTACTTGCTCCAAGGATCAAGATGACTGGATCACCGGCTTCGGCTCCTTCGCCGTTGCCCTCTCCAGTGAGCTCACCGTTTTCGCCTTCACCTTTATCGCCGGACTCCACGACGTCATCTTCTTCGGTTTTGAGTTTTTCAGGCACTTCCAAGGTGGTTGTGATGGTGGTTGTGGTGGCATTCATGCTGGTTGTTTTCTAG